One genomic segment of Paraburkholderia phymatum STM815 includes these proteins:
- a CDS encoding rhodanese-like domain-containing protein codes for MAPSTVSAIPAADSTTALAHFESSLRFETDCWDVSDSLASGNPDFVLLDVRSPKHFAHGHIPGALNLPHRKITESKLREYPPDTLFVTYCAGPHCNGATRGAIRLAQLGRPVKIMIGGVTGWLDEGLVLQTQAASGCTEVRQQP; via the coding sequence ATGGCACCTTCCACTGTCAGCGCCATACCCGCCGCCGACAGCACAACGGCGCTCGCCCATTTCGAATCGTCGCTACGCTTCGAGACCGACTGCTGGGACGTCTCGGACAGTCTCGCATCGGGCAACCCGGACTTCGTGCTGCTCGACGTGCGCAGCCCCAAGCATTTCGCGCACGGCCATATTCCAGGCGCACTCAATTTGCCGCATCGGAAGATTACCGAATCTAAATTGCGTGAATATCCGCCCGATACACTATTCGTCACGTATTGCGCCGGCCCGCATTGCAATGGCGCGACGCGCGGCGCAATCCGGCTGGCGCAGCTCGGCCGGCCCGTGAAGATCATGATCGGCGGCGTGACCGGCTGGCTCGACGAAGGCCTCGTGCTGCAAACGCAGGCCGCGAGCGGTTGTACAGAAGTGCGACAACAACCCTGA
- the ftrA gene encoding transcriptional regulator FtrA has translation MQDHLVAALVYDRLCTFEFGCVTELFALDRPELGVEWYRFAVCAVEAGPIRAAGGISVAAPYTLRMLDRASTIVVPGWRDPDERPPEPLLKKVRAALARGARVCSICSGVFVLAEAGVLDGKTVTTHWRYADKLQQRFPQLHVKPDALYVDEGQVITSAGSAAGIDMLLHLVRRDYGSAIANRVAQRLVVPPHREGGQAQFVPRPMPQDGSGRLARLMDYVRANPAREHTLASLAEQAAMSPRTLQRQFRDATGMAPYEWLIRERVAIARDLLETSAGLPVSRVAELAGFGSEESLRRHFRRIALTSPGAYRKKFGAPGVT, from the coding sequence ATGCAAGATCACCTTGTCGCGGCGCTCGTCTACGACCGCTTGTGCACCTTCGAATTCGGCTGCGTGACTGAGCTGTTTGCGCTCGATCGACCGGAACTGGGCGTCGAGTGGTATCGCTTTGCCGTGTGCGCCGTCGAAGCCGGTCCGATTCGCGCGGCAGGCGGGATCAGCGTCGCGGCGCCGTACACGCTCAGGATGCTGGATCGCGCGTCGACGATCGTCGTGCCCGGCTGGCGCGATCCCGATGAACGCCCGCCCGAGCCGCTGCTGAAGAAAGTTCGCGCGGCTCTCGCGCGCGGTGCACGTGTCTGTTCGATATGCTCGGGCGTGTTTGTGCTGGCGGAAGCGGGTGTACTCGACGGCAAGACGGTGACGACGCACTGGCGCTACGCGGACAAGTTGCAGCAGCGCTTTCCACAACTGCACGTGAAGCCCGATGCGCTTTACGTCGACGAAGGGCAGGTGATCACGTCGGCGGGGTCGGCGGCTGGAATCGACATGCTGCTGCATCTCGTGCGGCGCGACTATGGCAGCGCCATTGCGAATCGCGTCGCGCAGCGGCTCGTCGTGCCGCCGCATCGCGAAGGCGGACAGGCGCAGTTCGTGCCGCGGCCAATGCCGCAGGACGGCAGCGGACGGCTCGCGCGTCTGATGGATTACGTGCGGGCGAATCCCGCGCGCGAGCATACGCTGGCGTCGCTTGCAGAGCAGGCGGCGATGAGTCCTCGCACGCTGCAGCGGCAGTTCCGCGATGCGACGGGAATGGCGCCATACGAATGGCTGATTCGCGAGCGCGTGGCGATCGCGCGGGATCTGCTCGAAACGTCCGCCGGTCTGCCCGTGTCTCGCGTCGCGGAACTGGCGGGCTTTGGCTCCGAAGAATCGCTGCGCCGGCACTTCAGGCGCATTGCGCTCACGAGCCCTGGTGCGTACCGGAAGAAGTTTGGCGCGCCGGGTGTGACGTAG
- a CDS encoding recombination-associated protein RdgC has protein sequence MWFKNLQLHRLPAPWKVSVEQMEKWLAPHAFQPANSVETTRQGWTSPRNNGSLVYSINQQMLITYRAEKKLLPASVVTQVTKARALELEEQQGFKPGRKQMRDLKEQVTDELLPRAFSIQRDTRVWIDTVNGWLVIDAASQALGDDVLGLLVKSVDRLPISSVRVAQAPVAAMTNWLLAGEGPVNFTLDQDTELRSPAEGNATVRYVGHALEADDMRRHIEAGKQCMRLAMTWNDRVSFVMTPSLTIKRVTALDVIKEASDPTAQNDDEQFDSDFTLMTGELAKLFDGVVDALGGELDEGSKAA, from the coding sequence ATGTGGTTCAAGAATCTACAGCTTCATCGTCTTCCCGCTCCGTGGAAAGTGAGCGTCGAGCAAATGGAAAAGTGGCTCGCGCCACACGCGTTCCAGCCGGCCAACAGCGTCGAGACAACACGTCAGGGCTGGACGTCGCCGCGCAATAACGGCTCGCTGGTCTATTCCATCAACCAGCAGATGCTGATCACGTACCGTGCGGAGAAGAAGCTGCTGCCCGCATCCGTCGTGACGCAGGTGACGAAGGCGCGTGCGTTGGAACTCGAGGAGCAGCAGGGCTTCAAACCCGGCCGCAAGCAGATGCGCGATCTCAAGGAGCAGGTCACCGATGAATTGTTGCCCCGCGCATTCAGCATCCAGCGCGACACGCGCGTGTGGATCGATACCGTCAACGGATGGCTCGTGATCGACGCCGCGTCGCAGGCGCTGGGCGACGATGTGCTGGGGCTGCTGGTGAAATCGGTAGACCGTCTGCCGATTTCGAGCGTGCGCGTCGCGCAGGCACCTGTTGCTGCGATGACGAACTGGCTTCTTGCGGGCGAAGGGCCTGTCAATTTCACGCTGGATCAGGATACCGAGCTGCGCTCGCCTGCCGAGGGCAACGCGACGGTGCGATACGTCGGTCATGCGCTCGAGGCGGATGATATGCGCCGGCATATCGAGGCCGGCAAGCAGTGCATGCGGCTCGCGATGACGTGGAACGATCGGGTTTCCTTTGTGATGACGCCTTCGCTCACTATCAAGCGGGTGACCGCGCTCGATGTGATCAAAGAGGCAAGTGATCCCACCGCCCAGAATGACGACGAGCAGTTTGATTCTGACTTCACCTTGATGACCGGTGAGCTTGCCAAGTTGTTCGACGGTGTCGTCGACGCGCTGGGTGGGGAACTCGATGAGGGCAGCAAGGCTGCTTAA
- a CDS encoding glutamate/aspartate ABC transporter substrate-binding protein has product MNRLTSLALALCVAAPCLTTTTGAAAQETQPTLAKIEAANLIAIGHRETSVPFSYVDSNNQVIGFSQDLCNRIIDAVKVKTHKPNLQVRFIPVTSQNRISLVQNGTVDLECGVTTNLTSRQNQVAFGDTFFVATTRLLTRKDSGIKDFPDLAGKTVVTNQGTTSERILRKMNEEKKMNMQIISAKDYGEGRMTLETGRAAAYMMDDVLLAGTRTLTAKPADWVIVGTPQSSEAYGFMLRKGDPAFLKIVDDTLAQVMKSGEIDAMYDKWFMKPVPPKNMNFDFPMSDNLRSLYKNPNDKAFE; this is encoded by the coding sequence ATGAACCGACTGACTTCGCTCGCGCTCGCCTTGTGCGTCGCGGCGCCTTGCCTCACAACGACGACGGGTGCCGCCGCGCAGGAAACGCAGCCGACGCTCGCCAAGATCGAGGCCGCCAATCTGATCGCAATCGGTCATCGCGAGACCTCGGTGCCGTTCTCGTATGTCGATTCGAACAATCAGGTGATCGGCTTTTCGCAGGATTTATGCAACCGCATCATCGATGCGGTGAAGGTCAAGACACACAAGCCGAACTTGCAGGTGCGCTTCATTCCCGTGACGTCGCAGAACCGCATTTCGCTGGTGCAGAACGGCACGGTCGATCTCGAGTGCGGTGTAACGACGAACCTCACGTCGCGTCAGAATCAGGTGGCGTTCGGCGACACGTTCTTCGTCGCGACGACGCGGCTCCTTACGCGCAAGGACTCGGGCATCAAGGACTTTCCGGATCTTGCCGGCAAGACGGTCGTGACGAATCAGGGGACGACGTCGGAGCGCATCCTGCGCAAAATGAACGAAGAGAAGAAAATGAACATGCAGATCATCAGCGCAAAGGACTACGGCGAGGGCCGCATGACGCTGGAGACGGGGCGCGCCGCCGCCTACATGATGGATGACGTGCTGCTCGCGGGAACGCGCACACTGACGGCGAAGCCTGCGGACTGGGTGATCGTCGGCACGCCACAGTCGTCGGAAGCCTACGGCTTCATGTTGCGCAAGGGCGATCCTGCATTCCTCAAGATCGTCGACGATACGTTGGCGCAAGTGATGAAGAGCGGCGAAATCGACGCGATGTACGACAAGTGGTTCATGAAGCCCGTGCCGCCGAAGAACATGAACTTCGACTTCCCGATGAGCGACAACCTGCGGTCGCTGTACAAAAACCCCAACGACAAGGCGTTTGAATAG